GAGCTGACCCCGCCCGGCGAGTTCCGCCCCGTGCTCGTCCTTACCGCGGACATCACGCCCGAGGCCAAGGAGCGCGCGCTGTCGTCGGGCGCCAAGGACTTCATCAACAAGCCGATCGACGCCACCGAGGCGCTGCTCCGCGTGCAGAACCTGCTGGAGACGCGCGTCCTCTACCGCCGCGAGCGCGAGGCACGCCAGGCCGCCGAACTCCTGGCCGAGGCCAGCCGCGTGCTCAACGCCTCGCTCGATGCCGCCACCGCCGTCGCCCAGCTCGCCCGCCTGGTGGTGCCGCGGGTGGCCGATTGCTGCGTCGTGGACCTCTTCGACTTCGATAGCGGCGAGCCCGTCCGCGCCGGCGCCGCCCACGCCGACCCCGCCGAGGAGCCGCGCATCAAGGCCGGCGTCCTCGCCTCCGGCCCCGGCTCCGAGATGGCGTGGGCGCCATCGGCGGAGGAGGCGGCGGCGTGCTTCGGCGGGGCCTCGGCCGGGTCCGCGGTCGCGGTGCCGCTACGGGCCGCGGGGCGCGCGGTGGGGCGGATGGTGCTCGGCCGCTCCGCCCCCTTCACCCCGCCCGACGTGGCGCTGGCCGAGGAGCTGGGCCACCGCACTGCTATGGCCGTGGAGAACGCCCGCCTCTTCCGCGCCGCCCGCCAGGCCACCGAGGCGCGCGAGCACACGCTTGCCGTCGTCGCGCACGACCTCCGCAACCCGCTCACCGCCATCCGCATGGACGCGGAGATGCTGCGCTCGATCCTCGCGCCCAGGCTGGACGACTTCGAGCGCGGCTCGCTGGTGCGGATCGACCAGGTGGCGGGGCAGATGGACGGGCTGATCCAGGACCTGCTGGACGTGTCGCGGATGGAGCGCGGCGCCACCGCCCTGGAACTGGCCCCCCGCGCCGCGGACGACCTCCTCTCCGAAGCGGCGGACACGCTGGCCCCCCTTGCCTCCGCGCACGGCCTCACGCTGGAGGTGCGCGGGTGCGGACGCGAGACGATGGTCAACGCGGACGGCTCGCGCGTGGTGCAGGTGCTCTCCAACCTGGTGGGCAACGCCGTCAAGTTCACGCCCGAGGGGGGCACCGTCACCCTCTCCTGCCACCGCGACGGCGACGAGGAGGTGCGCTTCGCCGTCGCGGACACCGGCGCGGGGATCGAGCCGGAGCAGCTCCCGCACATCTTTGGAGCCTTCTGGCAGGCGCGCCACGCCGACCGGCGCGGGCTGGGGCTGGGGCTGTCCATCGCGCGCGGGCTGGTGGAAGCGCACGGCGGCCGCATCTGGGTGGAGAGCGAGCCGGGAAGCGGCACCACCTTCCACTTCACCCTTCCCGCGCACGCCCCGCTGGAGGCCCCGCGTCCGGCCGCGGCCGTATGACCCGACCCTCAATCGCACGGGCAAAATGAGCCGCATCCTCGTCGTCGAAGACACGCTTGAGATCGCCGAAGGACTTCAGCGCACCCTGGAGTACGATGGCTACGAAGTGTCGCTGGCCACCAAGGCGGCGCACGCGCTGGCCCTCGCCACCAGCGACAAGCCCGAGCTGATCGTGCTGGACCTGGGCCTCCCGGACCGCGACGGCTACCACGTCCTGCAGCAGCTTCGCGAGCGCGGCGTGCAGACGCCGGTCCTCATCCTCTCCGCGCGCCGCGAGGAAGAGGACAAGCTGCAGGGCTTCCGCCTGGGCGCGGACGACTACGTCACCAAGCCGTTCAGCATCCTGGAGCTGATGGCGCGCATCTCGGCCCTCCTGCGCCGCGCCCGCCCCGCCGCCCCCGCCGCGGACGGCGCTGCCGAGCCCCCCCGCCCCGCCGCCTTGACCGACGAGGCCCTGCGCGAGCGCTTCAACCTCACCGCCCGCCAGATCGAAGTCGCGCGCCTCCTGGGCGAGGGCTTCACCAACGCCGAGATCGCCGCCAAACTGGAGATGAGCTACTACACCGCCCGCAACCACACGGAGCAGGTGCTGGCCAAGCTCGGCGTGTCGTCGCGGGCGGCGGTGGGGGCGCTGTTGTACGGGCAGGGGTAGCGGATCTGCTTACGTTGCAATGAGATACACAACAAAGCTTTGAGAATTCCTCATACTACAGGGTCAAGGTGACGGATACTTCGCCGGATGGATCACTCAAAAGCTCGGGTCGTATGGGCAGACCTACGACCGAAGTCCAACCTGAAGATAGGCGAAAGCGTCCGCTAGTCTTTATCAGCCACGATCATCGCGATGCGGATCTAGCGGAAGCATTCGGCAACCTGCTCACTGATGCAAGTGGCGGTTTCCTCAAGTCGTTCCGGTCCTCAGATCGTCGAGGTACCTCAGGAATCGAGTTCGGGGCGGAGTGGTACACAACTGTAATGAGCCGATTGGATGAAGCAACTGATGTCGTTGCACTCTTGACTCAAAACAGCATGGATCGACCATGGATCCTGTACGAGGCCGGTGTTGCAAAAGGAAAGTTGGGCAACACTGTATTCGGGGTCGCG
Above is a genomic segment from Longimicrobium sp. containing:
- a CDS encoding ATP-binding protein, with the protein product MTHDEVRACTLLLVDDEIPNLELLQVLLEVEGYTRVISTSDARQAIPLWQRHEPDLVLLDLHMPHRDGFAILNDIRELTPPGEFRPVLVLTADITPEAKERALSSGAKDFINKPIDATEALLRVQNLLETRVLYRREREARQAAELLAEASRVLNASLDAATAVAQLARLVVPRVADCCVVDLFDFDSGEPVRAGAAHADPAEEPRIKAGVLASGPGSEMAWAPSAEEAAACFGGASAGSAVAVPLRAAGRAVGRMVLGRSAPFTPPDVALAEELGHRTAMAVENARLFRAARQATEAREHTLAVVAHDLRNPLTAIRMDAEMLRSILAPRLDDFERGSLVRIDQVAGQMDGLIQDLLDVSRMERGATALELAPRAADDLLSEAADTLAPLASAHGLTLEVRGCGRETMVNADGSRVVQVLSNLVGNAVKFTPEGGTVTLSCHRDGDEEVRFAVADTGAGIEPEQLPHIFGAFWQARHADRRGLGLGLSIARGLVEAHGGRIWVESEPGSGTTFHFTLPAHAPLEAPRPAAAV
- a CDS encoding response regulator, whose amino-acid sequence is MSRILVVEDTLEIAEGLQRTLEYDGYEVSLATKAAHALALATSDKPELIVLDLGLPDRDGYHVLQQLRERGVQTPVLILSARREEEDKLQGFRLGADDYVTKPFSILELMARISALLRRARPAAPAADGAAEPPRPAALTDEALRERFNLTARQIEVARLLGEGFTNAEIAAKLEMSYYTARNHTEQVLAKLGVSSRAAVGALLYGQG